The Shewanella sp. MTB7 genome includes a window with the following:
- a CDS encoding SRPBCC family protein, with protein sequence MPKISRSVLVRFSAMQMYEIVNDVESYKEFLPGCVGGKVLEFDGKTMLASVDVSKAGISKTFTTRNHIVPGKSIQLALENGPFKHLVGEWRFTELTEDACKIEFELNFEFSSTLVDMAFGKIFNDLMSSMVTAFTGRAKVIYR encoded by the coding sequence ATGCCCAAAATATCCCGCAGTGTGTTAGTGCGTTTCAGTGCGATGCAGATGTATGAAATAGTGAATGATGTAGAATCTTACAAAGAGTTTTTACCGGGCTGTGTGGGAGGGAAAGTGTTGGAGTTTGATGGGAAAACCATGCTTGCATCTGTTGATGTATCTAAGGCTGGAATTAGTAAAACTTTTACCACCAGAAATCATATTGTTCCAGGTAAGAGTATTCAACTCGCGCTTGAAAATGGCCCTTTTAAACATTTAGTGGGTGAGTGGCGCTTTACGGAGTTAACTGAAGATGCCTGTAAAATTGAGTTTGAATTGAATTTTGAGTTTTCCAGCACTTTAGTCGATATGGCTTTTGGCAAAATATTTAACGATCTTATGAGCTCTATGGTGACGGCGTTCACCGGAAGAGCAAAAGTTATCTATAGATAA
- a CDS encoding RnfH family protein, which yields MNIEQENFAVEVIYALPTQQKRIQVKVAPGTSCIEAVKQSEIINFFPDIDLDSVKLGIFSRLVKHDEILVPGQRVEIYRPLIADPKDVRRKRAEKAKDEGRINKITGAKI from the coding sequence ATGAACATAGAGCAAGAGAATTTTGCCGTTGAGGTTATTTATGCTTTACCGACTCAGCAAAAACGTATTCAAGTCAAAGTTGCACCGGGTACGAGCTGTATCGAAGCCGTAAAACAGAGTGAGATTATCAACTTTTTTCCAGATATTGATCTAGACAGTGTAAAACTTGGGATCTTTAGTCGGTTGGTTAAGCATGATGAGATTTTAGTTCCTGGACAAAGGGTCGAAATATACCGTCCATTAATTGCGGATCCTAAAGATGTGCGCCGTAAACGAGCGGAAAAAGCCAAGGATGAGGGGCGAATTAATAAGATCACAGGTGCAAAGATATAA
- a CDS encoding outer membrane protein assembly factor BamE, producing MTIKKQSLTLLGAAALSISLSACSVFDWLIYKPDIPQGNYMETQQVEKLRVEMTKEQVEYILGRPVLRDSFADDTWYYVYHYKSGRDASITHKELIIHFKDEQLTKVVGDYDLSEEFNTPLDQSRLPDATHVGEVDQAIPLIPEQRPDAKPLVEENDPEAQASKKFE from the coding sequence ATGACAATTAAAAAGCAAAGTCTTACCCTTTTGGGCGCTGCTGCGCTCTCGATTTCACTCAGTGCTTGTAGCGTATTTGACTGGTTAATATATAAACCCGATATTCCTCAGGGTAACTATATGGAAACTCAACAGGTAGAGAAGCTACGGGTTGAAATGACCAAAGAGCAGGTTGAATATATTCTTGGTCGCCCCGTCCTACGTGACAGCTTTGCCGATGACACTTGGTACTATGTGTACCATTACAAAAGTGGTCGCGATGCCAGCATTACGCATAAAGAGCTGATTATCCATTTTAAAGATGAGCAACTAACAAAAGTCGTTGGGGACTATGATTTATCAGAGGAGTTTAATACACCTCTCGATCAAAGCCGTCTACCCGATGCAACACATGTTGGTGAGGTGGATCAAGCCATTCCCTTAATTCCAGAGCAGCGTCCTGATGCTAAACCTTTAGTTGAAGAAAATGATCCAGAAGCTCAGGCAAGTAAAAAATTTGAATAA
- a CDS encoding SAM-dependent methyltransferase, producing the protein MELGVKGRKGSLVCVGTGLNLAGQITVLSKSYIQNADVVFSLVPDGFAQRWLEGLNDDVRSLQPFYAQGDEVKSRRDTYDQMVQAILEQVRVGKKVVCALYGHPGIFACVSHFAIEQARDEGYSAKMEPGISAEACLWADLGIDPGSSGHQSFEASQFMFYKHIPDPTTYLLLWQIGIAGEHTLAEFHTSSDCLQVLVEQLNEWYPLDHEITIYEAPNLPIQQPRIDKLALKELPFARLTAISTLLISPASKLEVNHAILAKLGITEADLG; encoded by the coding sequence ATGGAGTTAGGCGTTAAGGGCAGGAAAGGGAGCTTGGTCTGTGTCGGAACCGGGCTGAATTTGGCTGGTCAGATCACTGTTCTGAGTAAAAGTTATATCCAAAATGCAGATGTGGTGTTTTCATTAGTGCCTGATGGCTTTGCACAACGCTGGCTAGAAGGCCTTAATGATGATGTACGAAGTCTTCAACCTTTCTATGCACAGGGAGATGAAGTAAAGAGTCGCCGGGATACTTATGACCAGATGGTACAGGCTATTTTAGAGCAAGTTCGTGTAGGCAAGAAAGTGGTATGCGCTTTATACGGACACCCTGGTATTTTTGCCTGCGTATCACACTTTGCTATCGAGCAAGCTAGAGATGAAGGTTATAGCGCCAAGATGGAACCCGGTATATCTGCCGAAGCTTGTCTTTGGGCTGATTTAGGCATTGATCCAGGTAGTTCAGGTCATCAAAGTTTCGAAGCTAGTCAGTTTATGTTTTATAAACATATTCCAGATCCTACCACCTATTTGCTACTTTGGCAGATAGGGATAGCTGGCGAACATACCTTGGCCGAGTTCCATACCTCATCAGATTGTTTGCAAGTATTAGTTGAACAACTCAATGAGTGGTACCCGTTAGATCATGAAATCACAATTTATGAAGCGCCTAATTTGCCAATACAACAACCCAGAATAGATAAGTTAGCCCTAAAAGAGCTGCCTTTCGCTCGTCTGACAGCAATTAGCACTCTATTGATTTCACCTGCTAGCAAGCTTGAGGTGAATCATGCCATATTGGCCAAGCTTGGGATCACAGAAGCGGATTTAGGCTAG
- a CDS encoding tetratricopeptide repeat-containing diguanylate cyclase: MQEDSDNTQVNVEILNESLTTLELTRTQSPDAVSKQLLSLSPLFSEMNREQQYRFILLQAHSYTLSGDFNEAVNLLTPQLLKPFDSDLIKYKTRTMYLLANTYSHFNYYVESLRTLHQLLPLLADVDDIESEVYGYTLAVELFGQMDLNDEALKYAKNLYSKFDTIKLPRHQCFTSYSYAESIDGVYGKDEGKLLEIKSLYSSALNFCKSANEEMIMAASLLGQAKMLFFLGHFKEARHEVLQAIELSESIPYLLDVADALILLSEIDRVENRDDLALAHTEKALEIALIVNDEGVLAKVYKSLSEINESLGRTSKALEYLKLFQKNHTKILGETQNKIIAFETTKLDYLEKERQIRYLNKDRELYTAKAELTESQRNNERMMFLLICGSLVILTMFAISMTLQKRKYKRLAQFDVLTGIYNRGTGQDRAENRFVKDSISDTDFSVILFDLDHFKNINDNYGHAMGDWVLKKVCEVVSKECRSGDIFTRFGGEEFALFMSNTGKDTAKEVAEKCRLQVLAIETRYSGHEFTVSASFGVTTSNAEDLSLDPILQRADIAMYQSKKQGRDRVTVYTQEMNDNRDKNPSELGLS, encoded by the coding sequence GTGCAAGAAGATAGCGATAATACCCAAGTTAATGTTGAAATACTGAACGAGTCCTTGACTACACTTGAACTTACTCGTACTCAATCTCCTGATGCTGTCTCAAAACAGTTGCTATCATTATCTCCATTATTTTCTGAAATGAATAGAGAGCAACAATATCGCTTTATTTTACTTCAAGCTCACTCATATACCTTATCTGGAGACTTTAATGAAGCTGTCAACCTCTTAACACCTCAATTGTTGAAACCTTTTGATTCTGATCTTATAAAGTATAAAACTAGAACGATGTACTTATTGGCAAATACTTATTCACACTTTAACTATTATGTTGAATCACTAAGAACGCTCCATCAATTGTTACCTCTTCTGGCTGATGTCGACGATATCGAGAGTGAGGTTTATGGCTATACCTTAGCAGTTGAGTTGTTCGGCCAAATGGACTTAAATGATGAAGCGCTTAAGTATGCGAAAAACCTTTATTCAAAGTTTGACACTATAAAGCTTCCAAGGCATCAATGTTTCACCTCTTATAGTTATGCTGAAAGTATTGATGGGGTTTATGGAAAGGATGAAGGTAAGTTATTGGAAATAAAGTCTCTTTATAGTAGTGCTTTAAATTTCTGCAAGAGTGCTAATGAAGAAATGATTATGGCGGCTTCATTGTTAGGTCAAGCTAAAATGTTATTTTTTCTGGGCCATTTTAAAGAAGCTAGACATGAGGTACTACAAGCGATTGAGTTATCAGAATCAATCCCCTATTTATTGGATGTGGCAGATGCACTGATCCTTCTATCTGAAATTGATAGAGTTGAAAATCGTGATGATCTAGCATTGGCCCATACAGAAAAAGCTTTAGAGATTGCTCTAATTGTGAATGATGAAGGCGTATTGGCGAAAGTTTATAAGTCATTATCGGAAATAAATGAAAGTTTAGGCCGAACAAGTAAGGCATTAGAGTACCTTAAGCTTTTTCAAAAGAACCATACAAAGATTTTAGGTGAAACCCAAAACAAGATCATCGCTTTTGAAACAACCAAACTTGATTACCTTGAAAAAGAGCGCCAAATTCGATACCTCAATAAAGATCGCGAGCTTTATACCGCGAAGGCTGAGTTAACTGAATCACAACGTAATAATGAACGTATGATGTTTCTGTTGATCTGTGGCAGTTTAGTGATATTAACTATGTTTGCGATTAGCATGACGTTGCAAAAGCGTAAGTACAAGCGATTGGCTCAATTTGATGTGTTAACCGGGATATATAATCGCGGAACGGGTCAAGACAGAGCAGAAAACAGATTCGTTAAAGATTCTATATCAGATACCGATTTTAGTGTGATCCTATTTGATCTGGATCATTTTAAAAATATTAATGACAATTATGGTCATGCTATGGGTGACTGGGTATTAAAGAAAGTGTGTGAGGTTGTCAGTAAAGAGTGCCGTAGTGGTGATATATTTACTCGCTTTGGGGGAGAGGAGTTTGCACTGTTTATGTCTAATACTGGCAAGGATACGGCCAAGGAAGTGGCTGAAAAGTGTAGGCTTCAAGTTCTAGCGATAGAGACCCGATACTCGGGTCATGAGTTTACGGTCAGCGCCAGTTTTGGTGTCACAACCAGTAACGCTGAGGACTTAAGCCTAGATCCTATTTTACAACGTGCTGACATCGCTATGTATCAATCTAAAAAGCAGGGAAGAGATCGAGTGACTGTTTATACTCAAGAGATGAATGATAACCGTGATAAAAACCCCTCTGAGCTAGGGCTTTCTTGA
- a CDS encoding HDOD domain-containing protein: MTQSTTHPKSNGIDYWIKRISDQEMPALCSTVKTLEKLAKDDVSSLGILGKSVMHDNALTSRILRVANSATYSKGHHQITTVSRATVMLGFDNIRSICITAKLLSSLLESEGLTPCVYQRLLKLMARAFQAAMLAKMMLRDHEEELQEEVFIASLLYHLGESAFWSTGSEQAIKLDVAMSKCSDAKEEKVIVREILGTSFNMLSQGIAKAWGLGEVLQKALNSPETRTPEIRSIFLANQICEILTQENPSASELQHRLQQAATTLEIEVDELKGRMIRCSMATKKLAEAYGAKVLLKYLPNPKMLTKNLEAEKDKPTERMPNMTEQLKSLRALTDCAVTKADFNQVITITLEGILSGVGVDRCGVLLLSPNRKRLQPRVVLGEGSEQMKNEFIIALEGNSCLFGESIELKQTMFIDDPSSAKWQGYMNDDLKSKVSATGFMISPLIVEQKVIGMIYADRASSARRLGQSEYDNFIHFSQLASLCLTAALGH; encoded by the coding sequence ATGACTCAAAGTACAACTCATCCCAAATCGAACGGAATCGATTACTGGATTAAACGGATTAGTGATCAAGAAATGCCTGCACTATGCTCGACGGTGAAAACCTTGGAGAAGCTGGCGAAAGATGATGTCTCTTCGTTAGGGATACTCGGAAAGAGTGTGATGCACGATAATGCGCTGACTTCTCGAATACTCAGAGTCGCGAATAGTGCCACTTATAGTAAGGGGCATCATCAGATCACCACTGTCAGTCGGGCAACAGTGATGCTTGGCTTCGACAATATTCGCAGTATCTGTATTACCGCTAAACTGTTAAGCAGCTTATTAGAATCTGAGGGGTTAACCCCTTGTGTATACCAACGTTTATTGAAGTTGATGGCAAGGGCCTTTCAGGCTGCGATGCTAGCAAAAATGATGCTTAGGGATCATGAAGAGGAGTTACAGGAGGAGGTATTTATCGCCTCGCTCCTTTATCATTTAGGTGAAAGTGCTTTCTGGAGTACAGGTAGTGAGCAAGCAATAAAACTGGATGTTGCGATGTCTAAGTGCAGTGACGCTAAAGAAGAGAAAGTCATTGTTCGTGAGATCTTAGGCACCTCCTTTAACATGCTGTCTCAAGGGATCGCCAAAGCATGGGGATTGGGAGAGGTGCTACAAAAAGCCTTGAACAGTCCGGAAACAAGAACACCAGAGATCCGCAGTATTTTTCTGGCAAATCAGATCTGTGAAATTTTAACTCAGGAAAATCCATCGGCCAGCGAACTTCAGCATAGGTTACAGCAAGCTGCGACCACGTTAGAGATTGAGGTTGATGAGTTAAAGGGACGTATGATCCGTTGCAGTATGGCCACGAAAAAGCTTGCCGAAGCTTATGGTGCCAAAGTGCTGCTTAAATACCTACCTAACCCTAAAATGCTAACTAAGAACCTAGAGGCTGAAAAAGATAAGCCAACAGAACGTATGCCAAATATGACTGAACAGTTGAAAAGCTTACGTGCATTGACAGATTGTGCCGTGACTAAAGCCGATTTTAACCAAGTGATCACGATTACTTTAGAGGGCATACTATCGGGCGTAGGGGTCGATCGCTGTGGTGTGCTTCTGCTTTCGCCTAATCGTAAAAGATTACAGCCACGTGTTGTATTAGGGGAGGGGTCTGAGCAGATGAAAAATGAATTTATCATTGCGCTAGAGGGAAACAGTTGCTTATTTGGTGAAAGTATTGAGCTGAAACAAACTATGTTTATCGATGACCCAAGTTCTGCAAAATGGCAAGGTTATATGAATGATGATCTTAAGAGTAAAGTCTCAGCCACAGGTTTTATGATCTCCCCTTTAATTGTAGAGCAAAAGGTGATTGGTATGATCTATGCTGACAGGGCCAGTTCGGCGCGGCGTTTAGGCCAATCGGAATATGATAACTTCATCCACTTCTCACAACTTGCTAGTCTGTGCCTTACAGCCGCTTTAGGTCATTGA
- a CDS encoding nuclear transport factor 2 family protein, whose amino-acid sequence MKRIANKIIRLLLFPAAFLLTIAISNIALADTAPVSPTTLKNTATTQTLDENMVLAEAALVLDNLHQAASDADWDSYFSLYLSDAIFIGTDATEHWTMDEFQQYARPTQGWSYTLTNRKLTKVDRLDKLIVFDELLDSGSYGISRGTGTLVLTDKGWKIAQYHLSFPIPNKIAKEITATIKSESK is encoded by the coding sequence ATGAAACGTATTGCTAACAAAATAATTCGATTACTACTGTTCCCTGCAGCTTTTCTGCTAACAATTGCAATAAGTAACATCGCTTTAGCTGACACAGCTCCTGTGAGTCCTACTACCTTGAAAAACACCGCCACAACCCAAACACTTGATGAAAATATGGTATTAGCTGAGGCTGCACTGGTATTAGATAACTTACATCAAGCTGCAAGTGATGCTGACTGGGATAGCTATTTTTCTCTCTACCTTAGCGATGCCATCTTTATCGGCACTGATGCCACTGAGCATTGGACCATGGATGAATTCCAGCAATACGCTCGCCCAACACAAGGCTGGAGTTATACCCTCACAAATAGAAAGCTAACTAAAGTGGATAGACTGGATAAGTTAATTGTCTTTGATGAACTGTTGGACAGTGGATCCTACGGCATCAGCCGAGGAACTGGCACCTTGGTTCTAACAGATAAAGGCTGGAAGATAGCGCAATACCATCTCAGTTTCCCCATTCCGAATAAGATAGCTAAAGAGATAACGGCAACCATCAAATCAGAAAGTAAATGA
- a CDS encoding zinc-dependent peptidase — protein MFAIIIVTILALSSIAWIASRSWRVAKHRKKVVKHPFPSSWRGILKQRMPYFRSLPADLQLQLKDLIQIFIDEKEFIGCDGIIIDDEMRVTIAAQACLLLLNRNTDFYPKLKQILVYPSIFIVKNHELHSGGVVGDKKRLLSGESWENGKVVLSWQTTQDDAADPQDGSNVVIHEFAHQLDQEDGKANGAPILSSLNDYSSWSEVLTREFTQLQSQAQENTPSIFSYYGATNPAEFFAVITEVFFERPQDFYHAHRELYTELSHFFKLDPINWH, from the coding sequence ATGTTCGCAATCATAATCGTTACTATACTCGCGCTTTCATCTATTGCTTGGATAGCGTCTCGCTCATGGAGAGTCGCCAAGCATAGAAAAAAAGTTGTTAAGCATCCTTTCCCATCTAGTTGGCGAGGCATTCTCAAGCAACGAATGCCCTATTTCCGATCTTTACCGGCAGACCTTCAACTACAACTCAAAGACTTGATACAAATTTTTATTGATGAAAAGGAATTTATCGGCTGTGATGGGATAATTATTGATGATGAAATGCGTGTCACCATCGCCGCGCAGGCCTGTCTACTACTGCTAAATCGTAATACCGACTTTTATCCTAAGCTAAAACAGATTTTAGTCTATCCATCGATTTTTATCGTGAAGAACCATGAACTACATAGTGGGGGAGTGGTGGGGGATAAAAAGAGATTACTCTCGGGCGAATCCTGGGAAAATGGCAAGGTCGTTCTATCATGGCAAACAACCCAAGATGATGCGGCGGATCCACAAGATGGCAGTAATGTCGTCATCCATGAGTTTGCTCATCAACTGGATCAAGAAGACGGCAAAGCCAATGGCGCGCCGATTTTAAGCTCCCTAAACGATTACTCAAGCTGGTCTGAAGTATTAACCCGAGAGTTTACACAGCTCCAATCTCAAGCCCAAGAGAATACACCATCAATTTTCAGCTATTATGGTGCGACAAATCCTGCAGAATTCTTTGCTGTTATCACTGAGGTTTTCTTCGAGCGCCCTCAAGATTTCTACCACGCGCACAGAGAACTCTATACAGAACTCAGCCATTTCTTTAAGCTAGATCCAATAAACTGGCATTAA
- a CDS encoding GGDEF domain-containing protein, whose translation MYVLELSKDSQELQLITVKLTSFNTEKQRIELLNELSHQWFELEKSLISLISLDSNNEQIQLLNDHLEKIQLAVDKIPLLTQLTESAQEAEIQASRLHLNMNLIEKGFSRAISNELAKLDQEANTELNQQKYTHLQQSLNQHRQLSDFLHKGMQVFRLAAEVDESADNHINNQLQREAMRHFQALKHHPSSSVIAQEIKQDWLSQIQPNLIGPSNLFISSRDALNSSRIANAHLEIQANAAAQIALFSSVLVQRIKQQIDIEGQQLKTDSNAFVVLIFSAGVLYTFLIWLTNWHFISKGIMQPVIATSQAMQAIANEKQNTPLPQADNLELQQMMTSLETLRSYAAQVKSISEMDGLTGTYNRRYFDHKLTQALTSPAHSNQFISIILFDVDNFKQFNDRYGHIIGDQCLRQITAIIKGMPEMQGQIFARYGGEEFIVFLTSSDHSIAHHVAELMRKAVVKLAIPHADSQHQQIITISVGVNTKRSNIRLTPEALIHQADLALYQAKASGKNCIESTVNIVNNTL comes from the coding sequence ATGTACGTATTAGAACTATCAAAGGACAGTCAAGAATTGCAACTTATCACTGTTAAACTGACAAGTTTCAACACTGAAAAGCAGCGTATAGAACTGCTCAATGAATTGTCACATCAATGGTTCGAGCTTGAAAAAAGTCTGATATCACTGATCAGTTTAGACAGCAATAATGAGCAAATTCAATTACTCAATGACCACCTAGAAAAAATACAGTTAGCGGTTGATAAGATCCCACTTTTAACCCAACTTACCGAGAGTGCCCAAGAAGCAGAGATACAGGCAAGCCGCCTTCATCTCAACATGAATTTAATAGAGAAGGGATTCTCCCGAGCCATATCCAATGAACTAGCTAAACTCGATCAAGAAGCCAACACTGAACTTAACCAGCAAAAATATACACACCTGCAACAATCCTTAAATCAACATAGGCAATTATCTGACTTCTTACATAAGGGAATGCAAGTTTTTAGACTCGCTGCAGAGGTCGATGAAAGTGCAGATAATCATATCAATAATCAGTTACAGCGAGAGGCGATGCGACATTTTCAGGCACTAAAGCATCATCCAAGTTCATCTGTTATCGCCCAAGAGATAAAACAGGACTGGCTGTCACAAATACAGCCTAACTTAATCGGCCCATCCAACTTGTTTATTTCGAGCAGAGATGCATTGAATAGCAGTCGAATAGCTAACGCGCACTTAGAGATACAAGCCAATGCCGCTGCACAAATAGCACTTTTCTCATCAGTACTGGTACAACGAATAAAACAACAAATTGATATTGAAGGGCAACAATTGAAAACAGACAGTAATGCATTTGTTGTCCTCATCTTTTCTGCAGGAGTTCTCTATACATTTCTTATCTGGCTAACGAATTGGCACTTTATTTCAAAAGGCATTATGCAACCTGTAATAGCAACCAGTCAGGCAATGCAAGCCATTGCCAATGAGAAACAAAATACACCATTGCCACAGGCCGATAATTTAGAGTTACAACAAATGATGACCTCATTAGAAACATTAAGGAGTTATGCTGCACAGGTTAAATCGATATCTGAAATGGATGGATTAACCGGAACATACAACCGACGTTATTTTGACCATAAACTGACACAAGCTTTAACTTCTCCAGCCCATTCAAACCAATTTATCTCAATCATATTGTTCGATGTCGATAACTTTAAACAGTTTAATGATAGGTATGGTCATATTATAGGTGATCAATGTTTGAGACAAATAACCGCTATAATCAAGGGAATGCCGGAGATGCAAGGACAGATATTTGCCCGATATGGTGGGGAGGAGTTTATTGTCTTCCTGACCTCGAGTGATCATAGCATTGCCCATCATGTTGCCGAACTCATGCGCAAAGCGGTCGTAAAGCTTGCTATCCCTCATGCTGACTCACAACACCAACAAATCATCACCATAAGCGTAGGAGTCAATACAAAAAGATCTAATATTAGGCTAACGCCAGAAGCGTTAATCCATCAAGCTGATCTGGCACTTTATCAAGCTAAAGCTTCCGGAAAAAACTGCATCGAGTCTACAGTTAACATAGTAAATAACACACTTTAA
- a CDS encoding ABC transporter substrate-binding protein, whose protein sequence is MSYAQFSLDQIPEIENKQTLNLVAETGFWTVHLKEKMLPQFTAQTGIKVNVITTSLDKMYSLQTESLIEGSGRYDLLTMEAGWAKEWASKGLTVPLSELANLYDPSGERGINSYLEPYYPSLLNILSYHGEIYAIPYNNYVMGNHYRADLFRHPKEKYNFKVKYGYPLAPPTNMQELKDVSAFFTRTKGETLGDNILAKPFYGIALMSGNRPHINDEFSSILWSLNGYWMKPEYNQNQQLTLFKLPPDNTVLIRTANIYQDLMHYAYPANEEFAFKEASNALANGDVAMWPFAYNNLWSASFKVESNVPGARLAVAQVPGGKPYNGAYAFAVAYDSLNPQAAYWLLKYMGSFEAQYAYALGGGNPCRADVATSAEFQTEKLRHIGGAFNASHKANMNWSTEVLSLGHFTSTAMGNIYPELRKSCFKLSNNNDLRAETAKLVSKIEQIQNRYGEVPVVKR, encoded by the coding sequence ATGAGTTATGCCCAATTTTCACTCGACCAAATCCCCGAAATTGAAAATAAACAAACATTGAATTTAGTCGCAGAGACAGGTTTTTGGACTGTGCATTTAAAGGAAAAAATGTTACCTCAATTTACGGCACAAACCGGAATAAAGGTAAATGTCATCACCACCTCTCTCGATAAGATGTATTCACTTCAAACTGAATCTTTAATTGAAGGTTCAGGCCGATATGATCTACTCACTATGGAAGCAGGATGGGCAAAAGAGTGGGCATCTAAAGGGTTAACCGTGCCTCTATCTGAACTGGCCAATCTCTACGACCCAAGCGGTGAAAGAGGAATAAACAGTTACCTTGAACCCTATTACCCCTCTTTACTCAATATTCTTTCCTATCATGGAGAGATTTACGCTATCCCTTACAACAACTATGTGATGGGTAATCATTACCGAGCCGATTTGTTTCGCCATCCCAAAGAAAAATATAACTTTAAAGTAAAATATGGTTACCCTCTTGCTCCTCCAACCAACATGCAGGAATTAAAAGATGTCAGCGCTTTTTTTACACGCACTAAGGGTGAAACGCTAGGCGATAATATATTAGCAAAACCCTTTTACGGCATAGCGTTAATGTCCGGAAATCGTCCCCACATAAATGATGAATTTTCCTCTATCCTATGGAGCTTAAATGGCTACTGGATGAAACCCGAGTACAATCAAAATCAACAGTTAACGCTTTTCAAACTCCCACCAGATAACACAGTACTTATTCGCACCGCCAATATTTATCAAGATCTTATGCACTATGCCTATCCAGCCAATGAAGAGTTTGCTTTTAAAGAAGCCTCAAATGCGCTTGCTAATGGTGATGTCGCCATGTGGCCTTTTGCCTATAACAACCTATGGAGTGCCTCCTTTAAAGTTGAATCAAATGTTCCTGGAGCAAGATTAGCTGTAGCTCAAGTCCCTGGTGGTAAGCCTTACAATGGTGCTTACGCCTTCGCTGTAGCCTATGATAGCCTCAATCCACAGGCTGCTTACTGGCTGTTAAAATACATGGGATCATTTGAAGCTCAATATGCTTATGCCTTGGGGGGAGGTAACCCATGCCGGGCCGATGTCGCTACATCAGCAGAGTTTCAAACCGAAAAGTTACGCCACATAGGAGGCGCGTTTAACGCCAGTCATAAAGCAAATATGAACTGGTCAACTGAAGTCCTCAGTTTGGGACATTTTACTAGCACAGCCATGGGAAATATCTATCCAGAGTTGAGAAAAAGCTGTTTCAAATTATCAAATAATAACGATCTCCGTGCTGAAACAGCTAAGTTAGTCAGCAAGATTGAGCAGATTCAAAACCGTTATGGTGAAGTACCCGTGGTAAAAAGATGA